In Brachypodium distachyon strain Bd21 chromosome 5, Brachypodium_distachyon_v3.0, whole genome shotgun sequence, the genomic window ATGTGCTGgtggggaagaggagaagTGAGAGAGATAaggcaggaggaagaaaagatgCGCTGGGtgagggaggaagaagccagACAGAGATGTGCGGCTTGGATGATTCCACGCCATCGATCCATGGCTCGGTCACGCGGATCGTTGACGTGGCAAATATGCTtttgccggaggccggccgccggcaaagacatattttttgtttttttaatgtgtATACTTAGCAAAGACTTTTCTCAGTTTATTTGTGTTATTTTGACTTGTAATTTCTATCCCATGTTTAGATACCTATAACATGACACCATGCCAAAACTTACTAATTTTTGGTAAAGTTTAAGTATTATTTCACTTTTGTCTAATGAACGTCTGCAATAAATGATaagtaattatttttacatacaAGGTGTTAATTTTGTTAATTTTAATTGACATTCGTCATCCCTAATGCCAAGTGAAACCAtagtaaaaaaatcaaatcaaaaagGGAAAATCTTATTGCAAAATTTGGTTTGGGACACAAATTGGACGTTTGAGCGCTAAGTTCGGGAAATTATATGAAGATGTTGCAATTTGTGAAGCATGCACCATTTCAATTTCGTGTATGGACCTGTAATTTTTATCCCAAGTTTATATACCCATAAAATAAcaccatgccaaaaattgttttgatttgacaaatttttagtattatttcatttttttcctattaAACGGCTCTAGAAATGATaagtaattatttttacataaaatgtggtgattttaattcatattaTTAATCATTAATGACAAATGAGACCACAGAAAAAGTTTCAACTCAAAAAGGGTCAAATTAATGCAAAACTTAGTtcggaattcaaatttggaggTTCACTCTTAAGATCGTTCATTTTGTGAAGTATGTACCATTTTCATTTTGTGTATTGACTTGTAAATTTTATCCTAGTGTTGTATACCAATAACATGGTaccatgccaaaaattgtgaattttttacaaatgtttaatattgtttcatttttccCTATTAAACGGATatagaaaatgataaataattatttttacataaaaagttatgattttaattcacattactCGTCATCAATGTCAAACGAAAGTACAGTAAAAGTTTCAACTCAAAAAGTGGTGGTTTACATcataatttgaaacaagagaGGAAACggatacaaaagaaaaaatattgagAAACTCTTTGCTGGCggccggcctccggcaaagaatcCTGTCCGTTTTCTCCCCGTTAGGCGCCGGTCAAGTCCACGTGAGACCCCTTCCTTTGCCGTAGACATTTCTTTGCCGAAAGCCTTTTtgttctttgccggaggccttttttattctttgcCGTAGGtcttttctttgccggaggcctcttcttttttgccgTCGGCAAAGCCTTCTTTGCTGGAGGCCCGAGGAAAAGCCTCCGACAAAGGTctaggccgccggcaaagaatgTTTTTCCCATAGTGTATCGAGCCACCGGGGTACCACGACGGTTCTCAGCACAGGCACCATGCTCGTCGTGGCCATACCATCGATATCGACGCTCCACTGTCTCCGTCTCGTCACGTGGAGCAACCACCGTCTCGCTTGCGGGCTCATCATGCGCCACCGCGACAAACACCAGCTTATCACGCACCGCCATCGCATATGCCGGCTCATAACGCGTCTTTGGATCATGCGTTACCCCCTCATATGCCAGCTTGTCATGAGCCACCACCTCCCAATCATCATGCGCCCGCGCCTCGCATAACGGCTCATTTACGCCCCATCAACTCTCGATCATGCGCCACCACCTCATATGCCGGCTCACCGTGCGCCACCACCTCCCGGTCACGCACCACCGCCTCATATACCTGCTCGTCGCACACCACCACCTCTAGATCACACGCCACCACCTCCAGATCACATGCCATCGCCTCATATGCCGGCTCATCGTTCGCCACCACCTCACATGCCAGCCCCTCATGTGCCTCCGCCTCATGTGCCAACTCATCccacgccaccgccgccggatAACGTGTCAGCACCGCCGGATCACGCTTCACCGCCTCATGTGCCGTCTCATCACACCCCACCACCCCCGAATAACGTGTCACCACCTCCGGATCATGCATCACCGCCTCATCTGCCAGCTCATCGCACCCCACCACCCCCAGAGCACGCGCCACCGCCTCATATTTCGGCTCATCACACCCCACCACCTCCGGGTAGCACGCCACCACCTCCAGATCACGCGCCACCGCCTCATATTCCGGCTCATCACACCCCACCACCTCCGAATAGCACGCCACCGCCTGATATGCCGACTCATCACACCCCACCACCTCCGGAGCGCACGCCACCACCTCTGCCTTACCACACACCATTACCTCTGCCCCCAGCTTATCATGGGCCACCTCGTCCGCCTCACCACACACCATTCCCTCCATCCCCAACCCATCACGCGCCACCACCTCCATTTCACAACGCACCACAACCTTGCTTTCCGGCCCCAACTCACTACTCACCACCACCTCCCACTTACCATTCACCACCTCTCCCCGCTCAACAttcgccacctccacctccatcCCGTTATCCACCGCATGTTCTGGCACCCCCACCACACAAGTATCCATCACCGCCAACTCCTCAAGGTAGAGGGGACGGTAGCCCTGCTTCCACCAACATGAGGCCATAAGAAATTCCCGCTACCACCTCAACGAGAGTATTCAATAAAAGCGCCATTGCCATCTTAACATGGTGCGGGTACATCATGTTATTAAGCAAGCTTCCAGAGACCCCGACCTTCAGTATAACAGTGTTCCTCAGCATGCTTGATGAGACGTCTAAGTAGAGCATCCATCTATAGTAGCAAGGCAACGTAAACAATTAGATACCTAAGTAAGGTTGAGGTTAACAACTTTCACAGGGTGGCCTTGCCTTTCTTAATACTTTGCTTTCCAAGTGTCCAAAGAGAAAGTTACCAAATAAAGTGTATGTTTTCCTTGAAATCATATTATTGTTGTAATATTGTCGCCTTGCTTTACATCATAAAGACAAATGCTTGTTCTGTCAGCTGGTGAGTGTGTTATAGCTCGACGACTTGTACTCTGGCCTTGTTATGTTCCTTAGGCCCTTTTTGGATTCAAGATATTTTCTATGGAAGCTTATATATTTAGTTGATCGCGTGTGCGAACGCGGACACCGGGAGTGCGGACACTCCCTTTTTTGTTTAGGTAGAGTGGGGCGTGGGGAGAGTGCTCCGAGCCTCATCAGTATGGACTTCGACTCTggcgatttacccaggttcgggccactcgAAGGTGTAATATCCTATGTCCTACTTTGTGTGTATAGATGGTGGTGGATGGCACAAGGAGTGGTTACAACGAGCGGCCAGAGCGGCGAGCTCAAACCTAAACTACGGCGGcccgaggaggaaggagaagctaaCGCTGCTCTTCTCCGACGGTCGGAATACCAACCCTTCACCTACCCGAGCTGTCTGTGTCTGGTCTATCCCTGATGCCAACCTGTTTGAGTGGAAGCCTTgggcctccttttatagttcAAGGGGTCACCACAGTGGCGAACTTAGGGCACACGGCATGCGTGCTGCTACAGGGGGAACATCCCCGCTACAAGACGAATATGAAGCTGTCCGCCTGCTCTGTGGCTCCTGTCCAAAGCGATCTGTACCCGGTCCAGGGCGCAGAGAAGCTTTCAGCCCTGTCTGGGCCAAAACAGTGATAGTCCTGGTTTGGCATTGAAGTTGGCCGATCAAAAGGTAAAGGGGACTTGCTGCGTCCTGCCTGTCGTCCTCGCCAGCGATCGTCACACCGCAATCGCTCAGTCCCGAGGACGTCCTTTGAACGGGCAGATTCGTACTAGTCCAGACTCGTGGGTGCAAAATTAGCCGCCTAGGACTGGCTGAAGTAAACAATGACGCATTCTCTCCCCGGGTGCCAGACCAGGCACCCCCGCGGAGCCTTTCGGTCCCGGGcccgagggaggagagaacAGTCACAAGTTTTCCGAGAAGACAATCCCGAAAAGGCGGTCCCGGGAAGCCTAATGCTGACATGGTGGGGCCGCATCTCACGCTCCTAGGATCCGGGATACCTCCGTATCCCCGGAGCCGAcacagttcaaatttgaactaaataaTGAAAATTTGCAGGGGAATACACCTCTTCCAAACAGGGCTTGCTTCTTTAGTATCCACGTGCTGCATCAAGACAGACGTTTCCATTAATTAGCTCACTGAAGATATGTTACATATTAATTAAACATGTAGTTCTACAATGTTCCTTTCAAACAATAGGTCCTACATTAGTGATTTTAGGACAAACACTGATAAACCTCCAACCCGTATGTACATTAGGACACTAGAGCTACAACAAAGAATAACTGTGAACTCACAGTTCGCATATTGCATAAAACGATAATCCACAAGGCTTACAAGACCGAAGGCCGAAGCACAATCTGCAAAGCTCTTTTCCAGAAAGTAATGAGTCCAAAGACAGATGAAGGCCAAGGATTCTTTGAACTCCAACAGTGACATACATTTTTGCAGAAACGTGCTAATAATTGGTGGAATGGTCTCTAGCCTAATGGTTAGGGACTCCTGTGGAACCCTTGAGGTCCTAGCCTCCTAGGTTTGACTCCCTTGGCAACAAATTTTTAGGCTCGGgttggggttaaaaaaaatcctcgtCCGTCCCACACCAAAGCCACCAAAACACAGgtctaattaaaaaaaaatcctcatCCGTCCCATACTAAAGCCACCAAAGCACAGGTCTAAGATTCGGCCTAATGTCACACAGGTTGCGATGCCGCTGGGTATGGGTGGGACCGAAGTTCGGTGATTTTCAAGACTTGCGTGAGAAGTTCTTAGAAAAAAACGCCCTGGGGCTGTCAGCTCCTGACggaaccttttttttcatgtgctGATTATTTCTTTATGTCCTTTATCGAGGAAGTTGTATTTGCGAGGTATATATGTTCTCATCTGAACCTGCATCataaacaaatgagaaaaagtgAGCAGCccattcaaaataatttcaacaAAATAGTTGCAGCTGCCAAATTTTGGAAGGGTGCAACTTCATAAGCCTGTAATGAAACAAGGGTGAGCAAGAACAAACAACTGAATGGAGTATGACTTAAAGTGCTCTGATCATCTCCCAAGCGGCAAGAACTAGAGAAGTCAAACGCAAACTTGTAAACACCCATCCGTTCTCCTTTTCCTGGATTGGTTTCGGCCAGACTACCGAGAAAGCTCTCCTGCTGGGCTGCATCCAGCAAATTCTTCAGCTCAAATACCTACCAAGTTGAAACCCACCCTATGCCGTTTGGTCCAAGCACACCCCTAGCCGCAAAGACCAAGAAGGCAAGTAGTCCTTGAGGTCCAAGTCCACTGGAATGCCAGTGTAACTGCTTCATGCAAGGAGGAGAGGACACATCAAAATGATCAAATCGAACTGATCAAGATATTCCACGATATCTGGGTGCAGATTTACTGTAAACTGAAAGGTCTGGTTTGAGGTGAGGGTTAATCATGCAAGTTAGGCAGGCTATTTTACTTATGAAATACTCCGCACTAGTCATTCTGTATAGCAGATACTCCGTAATTGAATATACAGTAACATACAGAGCATCACGGTATGGTTGCGTCTCCATTAGCATTAAAGCATATACGGAAGAGAAGAGACCGGCTAAAAATCGATTGATTCCTCAAAAACGCTCGGTATTTGTACGAGTAATTGCTATGAAGTCTAGCGAGAAAAATTCTGAAGTGCTCCTACCTGATTCAAATGTCGGACGAAGTCCAACAACATGGAAACTGGGGCCCCGTACAGCACGGCCCAGACGGCGCTGCCACAATCTCCGGATTGTCTTGTCCAAAGTTCAAACTGGAAAGTCCAAGCACCCAGATAATGGGTTTGGTACCACCGAGCAACCAAGCCAGCAGCTACAGGCATGCCATTCAAATGCTCGCTATAAAAGGCGCCAAACGCGGGATCAGTAGGAGCCAACCAAGCAGCGAAGAGTACATCAATGGCCACCACTAACATGAAGAGCCTTGCCCTTCTCCTCGCTCTCGCTGCGACGCTCCTGTCCTGCTGCACTGCCTCCTCACCGGCGGCAGCTCCGGCTTGGGCACCCGATGCTGACGGTGCCTCCCCGCCTCAGCAGTACACGTTCCCGCCGGTGGCAGCACCAGCTCCAGCCGCCTATGGCGAGCCACCAATGACGGCGTTCCCTGCACCTCAGTCCGGGAAGCCTCACCACCATGCCAACTCGCCGGTTGCCGAGCCGCCAGTGTACCACAATGGTTCTGAGGAGCACGGGAAGCATCACCACCATGGTAACTCGCCGGCTGCCGAGCCACCGGTGTACCACAACGGGTCTGAGGAGCACGGGAAGCATCATCACCACCATGGGAAGAAGTCGCCGGCTGAGCCACCGGCGTACCACAATGGAACTGAGCACAAGAAGCACCATGGTCATCTTGGGcatcaccaccagcagcaccacgatGCTCCGCCGTCTCCATCCCCGGCTCATCACGCGCCACCACCTCCGGCTCACCACTCGCCCCCGCCCCCGGCTCACCAGCacttgccgccgccaccaccatccCGTTATCCACCGCATTTTCCAGCACCTCCGGCGCATAAGTATCCACCACCCCCAGCCCATCACGGCAaagcaccgccaccgccgccaccacgggGTCATAGGAAATTCCCACCTCAGTCGGGGTACTCGGCAATGGCGCCATCCCCATCTTATGACGGTGCGGAAGCAACATCTATCTAAGCCACGTCCAAGCAGGGCATTAACAGCATTAACAGGAAGATAAACACTTTAATTATTTGTCTAAGTACTAGTAACGTCGTGGTCGTTCAACTACTGTGCAAGTGATCAAGAACTCATCAACAGCCTTCGGAGGGCGTCCTTGCCTGTTGTAATACTTTGCTTTCCAAGTTCCCAACAGGGAGTTCCAGAATAAAGTTTGTATtttatatactccgtatgtcCTAAGAATAAATGTTTGTTCTGTCAACTACTCAGCTGATGAGTGTTCTGTCAACTACATCATAGTAAACTGGAAGTATTAAGGGATAGGGATCCTTCGAACTAATTAAAACTAACTGTTCTTAAACAAATTGATGATATTAATTGTGCCCCAAAAGCAGCTAGGCCTGAAACAAACTGATCATCCATATTGCAATCACAGAACCTGCAGCAATCGCTCATGCAAGAACCGAATTAACTCTTCTGGATGGGATACATAGGGTGTCTTCTCATTCTCAACCACAACAACTCAAGAAACGAACTATCAAATGACAAAAGAGCAGGAGACAATACTGTATAAACTATGAATCCAAACTGCTAAAAGATTACACCAAACCAAAAGCATTGAACAAAAGTGTGAATATATGGGACTCTATTCTCCAAAGGGACTACCTTTCTAAGATGTCGGCATCGACACCTAGTATATGTCCTATTCAACAATGCCTAAAATAAATGTGCATGTATCTAAACTTGCTGGATATAGCAGGTCAAGCGAAGAGACATTAATTGGTCAGAGCtttcatgtgtttttttaataacAAAAGCACCCCTGTTTGGTTGGAGGATGGGCATCATGCAGACGTGACAGGCGATTCGATGAGAAGAACTGAGAAGCCACTTATCTGAACGTAGAGGCCAGGGGTTTAacctcctccttttcgaaaaaagaaaagaaaaagacagtACTTATCTGAGTCTTGGGCTCTTGGCCTACTCATCTTTTGCTTCAaaaatttgtactccctccgtccaacaaaagaagtctcaaatttgttaaaatttggatgtatctagacctgacttagtgtatagatgcattcaaatttagtcaaagttaagacatcctttgttggatggagtaTCAAATTCCACCTCTATATCTTAGTTTATTTGTGTTTCCTGGTCGTAAAACAACACATTCACATTTGGTTGATACAAACACCAAAAGGCTAAGTAAGAGTGTAGATGCATGAGTAAGTAGTCTAGACAAATAACAGTCTGCATTATATGGACAGATACTGTGCACAGACGGATATCAGAAACAATTACCTCGTGCCAAGCGGATTGAGGTACCTGGAGAACTCGGAAGGAAGAAAGGTGTCATAGAACCGGAGTTTTTGTTCGGCAAAATACTTGGCTTCATCACCAGAGAGGTCCCCGACTTGTTCTACAAAACTCATGTATAGAGATGACGACTTCAACGTGGTGTTGCTCATGTCAATGGCAACAAGCCATACCTTCTTATGCATGCCATACCCTTCCCGCTCCAACATGAAGTACACGACATTGGGCTCATCCATGCTGATGACAGGGAATTGCAACGGGGTACGCGGAAGATGTGCAAATCCATCAAGATCCCAAAGCTCACTGGATCTAAGAATTGCATCCTGCTCCGACTCCATCGTGTTCTCGCGTTCTGTTATCCTAAGAGACCAGGAGGTGACAGTGAAATCAGGAGTGTCAGGTTCGATGGTTTCAGGAAACCAGCCCTTGCCACAGACGACGGTTACAAATTTCATGATATCACCCTTGGTGACACCCACAGCATGGTAGGCCTGTATCCATGTCCGGGTTTCGCTTCCACGAGCAAATTTGGGGAGTTGGGAAGGAAATTGCAGGTACTCGAGCTTGGGGCTCTCATCGAACACATCGCAGAACAAGATACCAAAGCAGTAGTCAACCCAGCACAGGTAGTTCTTGAAGGGGATGACCGTGTCAGCATCGAAGTAGAAGAGCAGCTCCTCCAAAGAAAATCCCCTCCCACAATTGCAGTGCAGGGGAACAATGGGCAGGGTGCTTGACCTCCCATCTCCTAGTAGATTTGGgcgaggagaggaggacgTGGAGCTTGGGTGGCGCCTTGGACCCGGTGATCTCGAGCTCGGCGACGGCAAACTCAAACTCCCCCTCTCCGCCGCGGCACAGCACGCCTAGGTCCAGGCACTGCATCCTGCGCAGGCGCTGGTTCGTGAGACCGTTCGTCTTGGCCTCGATCCGGTCCCGGACCTCGGCGATGGTTCCACCGAGAGGGGGAAGCAGGGTCAGAGACGGTCGGGAGCAGCCACCACAACCGGCGCCGGTCCGGTAGATGAAGTAGTCGATCATCGGGTAGTTGTTGTGGTATCCGGGCATGGAGATGTGGCAGCCCATCGCGAGGGGCAGGACGTCGCGGTAGGAGGCGACGACGTCGAAGCTGTGGAGATCCGAcatggcttcctcctcctcctccattaTTTGCAGGTGAAGGCGGGACACGCGCGGCGGCTCGACGAGCTTGAAGCAGATGCGCAATTTTTGGCCAATGGAGTTGGTGCCGTAAGCCAGGGTCGATCCGGCGTCCTGATCGGGGAAGGCGAAGTGATCGCTCCAGAACACGAAGCGGTCGAGCACCAACCAGTCCGGGAAGGGGGGTGGAAGCCatcgcgggcggcggcggcggtgacaaGGGGAACGAAATCACCCAACCATGCAACTAGTATAGCGAGGATTTGCTTCTTAGATCTGAGGGCGTACATGCCGGGCACCGTGCAGTTCAGCACACGTAGCCAACGAAACCCGTTGTTTCGGCTGAGGAGACTACCGTGCTCGCCGGGGTGCACTGTTAGATCAAGGTTTGTGGCAATGAATGATCAAGGTTTGGCTAATACTCCTCCGCCCCATCAcattaagtactccctccgatcctaaattgttatcgaaatattacatgtatctagacattttttaagaatagatacattcatatttagacaaatttaaatcaagagtttagaatcagagggagtaactttctattacatgtatttagacgctttttagacgacaaatttgaatcacttaatatgggacggagtgagtatatccTTCTGTTTCAGTGGCCGGCACTAACATTTCCTGAAATCTGATAAGTTGTGATACTTATGCATGAATCTCGATGTACATGAACACACCTTTTAACTAGAGAATGTGGCATCAGCTGCCAAAATTAAGTCCTATGTGGCCCTGTTTGGTTCATCTTAAATGTggattttcatttttgtctTATAAGTCACGAAAGAACCTAAACTTTGTCTTTTTACTTATACTATCGTCTAACAATATCAACCTTTGGCTTTTTACTTATACTATCATCTAACATAAATAGGTACTTTTGTGCCCTacagcatgtacaatggttgataaggtCGCATTTCCTTATGTGTTCCACATCATTTAGataagacaaaaaaaacatgttgtactATACGTCATTTCTTAATGACATATCTTACAATTAATGCGtagataaataaaattaatcaaataaatgttaagaaaatgtGAAATCTATTACAATGGTGAATTTGCCTATTTTTTTGCCTCattcttcttgtgaagagatcatttCTTAGCTAAGAGAAGGCTCATGCCTTTCttcacctctctctctcttccacgcCAGCAATTATCCTACGTGGCAGGCTTAAGAAaaggctgacgtcaccccattgtacatgcccttattctatatctaagtaggagaaccccactacttgatttctctcaacatgcaagcatgccacatcatcatgtCATTAATAAGTTCACGCCAATTTAGTgggaaactcatatttttgcaATGCATGCTATTTTTTATTAAGCTATCATCACTAAGTGAAGAATCTATTATACaatttcatatatattttcaattttgaatactctttCGTTGCTACTCAATATCACTCACGatgctaactaaaaatttccgcaacaacgtgcagGGCACCATCTAGTAAGccaaaaaccaaaaccaaatttAAGCCTAACCAAACAGAGCATGTGTCTCTTAAGTAAGGAATTAACATCTTCATATTGTTGTTTCATAATCAAGATGACTGAAATGTAAGTCTTTCAAACTAATTCATATCGTTGAATCTTTTATCAtgtgtgttgttgttctagaaaacaacaggagtatggggtgccaatgcacgatggcacaaatgcgagaataAGGTGTATggggtgtacgccggccttatagcgaaggtcgctgTACACTTGGGACAAGTTGAcgcgtcgatattttttgaataggttcggtcaaccctgcgggtacgacttagtcctatgttaggagaggcttcgagggggtcgttagccaagcgcttgggccgaactcgtcttctcAAGTCGcctatggcgagagatctctaggggccgcCTCAGACTTGAGCCGAACTTGTCTTTCCAAGTAACGAGGTTGtgataccctcgagactctaacccgatccctctacttcgagtcgaggtcgtactagacggcccggaacctcgaaactaggcttcccaAGTTGCGACCCGAGGTtgagtcgagactaggctcgacccaagcacttgagagcgggctccttgaGTTGTTGTAGTCTTCTCCACTTTGATCTTATTtcaatggagagtgaatgatacattcCCCCCATGGAGGGTATTTATAACTTAGGggtacatgacaaaagaccatggctacccttaagggagagggaaagtgagggtaaGGTGGTAAATTTACTCTTAGAGTTTTCTTGGCCCTTACTCTAGCtcttttgaccatggcatggggGGCTTGACCCTTTGATTCCTTTGACCAGCACTTAGTTGGCACGGCTATGCCTTGTTTGCAATTTAACCGGTTTTTGGGATTCGTTGACTTGGTCGCCGCCACGTAGGATCGCGGCCCAGCCCACGTAAGGATTTCATTAGATTACAACAATGTGTGTAGCCGGCCGGTACAATTTGAGACCGGAGGCACAGTAGGCAatttataccaatatattaaattggagttggtggtgatggtacggtcgccgCCTTAagttaacttcgttaaaattacaaccaatatgccacgGCTCATTATTCTCTTTtcctctagtttttttttcacgatttctcctactccgtctaacaaccgacgccaccacacccgcatgccgatCTCGACAGCGTCATGAATTGcctacacaaaaaataaaaataaatagtttgtgatttcgttgacccgtagcaacaCGCGGACATACTTGCTAGTAATAACTGACTTAAGAGCCACCTTCTGTTTCAGTACCACCTGACCACTACGCATGAACTTTGGTCCATCGATTAGAGTCGATCTGAATATTCATGCATATATAGGAAGACATCACTGTACTAAAGTAAAATATTGTGTCTCCCAGTCTTTGAATACGGAGTACTGTTTTTTGAGGGGGAATAGGGAGTACTGTTATTTTGCGTGTGTTGGCAATTTGCCTGCGCAGAAATCGGGGTGCTAATTTTCTCACCTCGCAGGTGTATTGGGCCTTGTGCGGCCCAGTGGATGCGCTGTTAGCCTGATCAGGCTTTGTGAATCTGAGTCGGGCCATGGCGCATAGCTCGACCCATGAAGCCACTACGAGAGCCGAGTCAACCAACCATTCCTCGCCCGCCCAGCCGCCAGCTCCTGCAGTCTCCGCCTCTGCCTCCACCCTTCTCGAATCCACAATCCCACTCTCCAGTTCGGCCGCCATGGCGGGCAGCGTCAGCAATGGCCTGGCAGAGCTAGGGAAGCGGGGGCTCCCCGAAGAggccgcagcggcggctgcggaGCCGCTGCCCGAGGAGCTGGAGCCGGAGGTAGCGGAGGGGATAAGGGAGATCGTGATGGGGAGAAACGTGCACGCGTCGTGCTTCGCGGTTAAGGAgcccgacgccgacgacgaggtcACCGGCGAGCGGGAGGCCACCATGGCCGGCGTCCTCGCGCGGTACCGCCGCTGCCTCATCGAGCGCACCAAGCACCATCTCGGTAAAGCTGGCGCCTGGCGCCTGCCTCCCCCTTCGCTTCCTCTCTTCGTCCCTATTGCCTTGGGCTGTGGCCTGTGGTGGCATATTCCCCTTTTGGAACCTGTTTTAGTAAAATGCCGATTTAGTGTGGAGAAATCGGGATCCTAGTGCATATTTATATCACTTTAGCTGACCACGCGCTCTTCTTCGAGAAATCAAT contains:
- the LOC104581361 gene encoding uncharacterized protein LOC104581361; protein product: MEEEEEAMSDLHSFDVVASYRDVLPLAMGCHISMPGYHNNYPMIDYFIYRTGAGCGGCSRPSLTLLPPLGGTIAEVRDRIEAKTNGLTNQRLRRMQCLDLGVLCRGGEGEFEFAVAELEITGSKAPPKLHVLLSSPKSTRRWEELLFYFDADTVIPFKNYLCWVDYCFGILFCDVFDESPKLEYLQFPSQLPKFARGSETRTWIQAYHAVGVTKGDIMKFVTVVCGKGWFPETIEPDTPDFTVTSWSLRITERENTMESEQDAILRSSELWDLDGFAHLPRTPLQFPVISMDEPNVVYFMLEREGYGMHKKVWLVAIDMSNTTLKSSSLYMSFVEQVGDLSGDEAKYFAEQKLRFYDTFLPSEFSRYLNPLGTRFR